The proteins below are encoded in one region of Pseudomonas entomophila L48:
- a CDS encoding formate/nitrite transporter family protein — protein sequence MSVNAPSQITELVIEAGAKKAHLPTRATLILGFLAGAFISLGFLLAIHVSTMIPAPWASFGNLLGAAVFPIGLILVILAGGELLTGNMMSLPLAMFAGRIRLGAVARNWLLVTLANLLGALFVAYCFGHLLGLAEGPYLSKTLAAATSKVSADFLHAFISGIGCNWLVCLAVWLSYASREVSGKILGIWFPIMAFVAIGFQHVVANMFLIPAAIFAGYLSWGQLVQNLVAVFLGNAVGGAIFVGLAYYISYAIPTQEQQALN from the coding sequence ATGTCTGTCAATGCCCCCTCCCAGATCACTGAACTGGTCATCGAAGCCGGTGCCAAGAAGGCCCACCTCCCCACCCGAGCGACCCTGATCCTGGGTTTCCTGGCGGGTGCGTTCATCTCCCTCGGGTTCCTGCTGGCGATCCATGTCAGCACGATGATTCCGGCACCCTGGGCGTCGTTCGGCAACCTGCTGGGCGCCGCCGTGTTCCCCATCGGCCTGATCCTGGTGATCCTGGCGGGCGGTGAGCTGTTGACCGGCAACATGATGAGCCTGCCGCTAGCGATGTTCGCCGGGCGCATCCGCCTCGGCGCAGTCGCCCGCAACTGGCTGCTGGTGACCTTGGCCAACCTGCTGGGCGCGCTGTTCGTGGCCTATTGCTTCGGGCACCTGCTGGGGCTGGCCGAAGGGCCCTACCTGAGCAAGACCCTCGCGGCGGCGACCAGCAAGGTCAGCGCCGACTTCCTGCATGCCTTCATTTCCGGCATCGGTTGCAACTGGCTGGTGTGCCTGGCGGTGTGGTTGTCGTACGCCAGCCGCGAAGTCAGCGGCAAGATCCTCGGGATCTGGTTCCCGATCATGGCCTTCGTCGCCATCGGCTTCCAGCACGTGGTGGCGAACATGTTCCTGATTCCGGCGGCGATCTTCGCCGGGTACCTGAGCTGGGGCCAGCTGGTGCAGAACCTGGTGGCGGTGTTCCTGGGCAATGCGGTGGGTGGGGCGATCTTCGTGGGCCTGGCCTATTACATTTCCTACGCCATCCCGACCCAGGAACAACAAGCGCTGAATTGA
- a CDS encoding NAD(P)/FAD-dependent oxidoreductase: MSEQSILVLGAGPAGAATALGLRRLGYPVTVVSDWRRFAAVEGVSPRVLEGLRHAGLGAALAQTTTPAERQVHWNGEQLRLNQEFLLDRQRFDQALRDDLHRVGVTLIEGRVREVLLEAGPQVRLDDGQVLYADFLVEARGRQAPLANGRVRGPETVSLLNGWQAAPGLPASAVESLDDGWAWMARLADGRCYWQVTLDAATAELPGKAALADHCAERRRRSALVAQLFDEQALLPASVHARSSTAILAGDCCGKDWLRVGDAAMAVDPLSGNGIFQSLSSALQAPVVINTLLQCPERAELARRFHQSRIEQLFMRFARIGRDFHAQERSRADAPFWARRSAWPDTQPIHVPANWDSVRVEHRPVLRDALVEEAQVVVTADQPLGIWHLQGIELAPVVRAVKAGQGMDNCLVAYSEQQRSMLKRWLAEQGLGIAVDHAP, from the coding sequence ATGAGTGAGCAATCTATCCTTGTGCTTGGCGCAGGACCTGCTGGCGCGGCGACAGCATTGGGCCTGCGACGCTTGGGCTACCCGGTGACGGTGGTGTCCGACTGGCGTCGCTTCGCCGCGGTCGAAGGCGTTTCGCCACGGGTCCTGGAGGGCTTGCGCCATGCCGGCCTCGGCGCCGCTTTGGCGCAGACCACCACTCCGGCCGAACGGCAGGTGCACTGGAATGGCGAGCAACTGCGGCTGAACCAGGAGTTCCTGCTCGACCGCCAGCGGTTCGACCAGGCCCTGCGTGATGATTTGCACCGTGTGGGTGTCACGCTGATCGAGGGCCGGGTTCGCGAAGTGCTCCTTGAGGCAGGCCCCCAGGTGCGCCTGGACGACGGCCAGGTGCTGTACGCCGATTTCCTGGTCGAGGCCCGCGGCCGCCAGGCGCCGCTGGCCAACGGGCGGGTGCGCGGCCCGGAGACGGTGAGCCTGCTCAATGGCTGGCAAGCCGCGCCCGGCTTGCCAGCGTCGGCGGTGGAAAGCCTGGACGACGGCTGGGCGTGGATGGCGCGCCTGGCTGATGGTCGCTGCTACTGGCAGGTCACCCTGGACGCGGCGACGGCCGAGTTGCCGGGCAAGGCGGCGCTGGCTGACCACTGCGCCGAGCGTCGGCGGCGTTCGGCGCTGGTTGCCCAGCTGTTCGATGAGCAGGCCTTGCTGCCGGCCAGCGTTCATGCGCGCAGCAGCACGGCGATCCTGGCGGGCGACTGCTGTGGCAAGGATTGGTTGCGGGTAGGCGATGCGGCGATGGCGGTTGATCCGTTGTCGGGCAACGGGATCTTCCAGTCGCTGTCGTCGGCCTTGCAGGCGCCTGTGGTGATCAACACGTTGCTTCAGTGTCCTGAGCGTGCCGAATTGGCGCGGCGTTTCCATCAATCGCGCATCGAACAACTGTTCATGCGTTTTGCCAGGATTGGCCGGGACTTCCATGCCCAGGAGCGATCACGGGCTGATGCGCCGTTCTGGGCACGGCGCAGTGCCTGGCCGGACACGCAGCCGATCCATGTGCCGGCGAACTGGGACAGTGTGCGGGTCGAGCATCGGCCGGTGTTGCGTGACGCGCTGGTGGAGGAGGCGCAGGTGGTGGTGACGGCGGACCAGCCGCTGGGAATCTGGCACCTGCAGGGCATCGAGTTGGCGCCGGTGGTACGGGCCGTCAAGGCTGGGCAAGGCATGGACAACTGCCTGGTTGCCTATTCTGAACAGCAGCGCTCGATGCTCAAGCGCTGGTTGGCCGAGCAGGGCCTCGGTATTGCGGTTGATCACGCCCCGTAG
- a CDS encoding subtilisin-like serine protease QhpE, with the protein MPRELRIGVVDSGCLVGQSLFAARRFWLEDGLLQEGEAQPDALGHGSAVLERIRAEAGAVPLMMAQVFTQQWSTSALQVAAALLWLVEEGASVINLSLGLHQDRPVLRQACAAAQAAGVLLCASSPARGAAVYPASYPGVVRVTGDARCAPGQWSWLGTAQADFGAFVGTQDGAGASQACAALSGRIAALLHDRPGLDRVALFQWLKAHAAFSGPERKGLADE; encoded by the coding sequence ATGCCCCGTGAGCTGCGCATTGGCGTGGTCGACAGCGGTTGCCTGGTGGGGCAGTCGTTGTTCGCCGCACGACGGTTCTGGCTGGAAGACGGCCTGCTTCAGGAAGGTGAGGCCCAGCCGGATGCGCTCGGCCATGGCAGCGCCGTGCTCGAACGCATTCGCGCCGAAGCCGGCGCAGTCCCTTTGATGATGGCGCAGGTCTTTACCCAACAATGGAGCACCAGCGCCCTGCAGGTGGCCGCAGCGCTGCTGTGGCTGGTGGAGGAGGGCGCGAGCGTGATCAACCTGAGCCTGGGGCTGCACCAGGACCGCCCGGTGCTGCGCCAGGCCTGTGCCGCCGCCCAGGCAGCCGGCGTGCTGCTCTGTGCATCGAGCCCGGCCCGGGGTGCGGCGGTTTATCCGGCCAGCTATCCCGGTGTGGTACGGGTGACGGGCGATGCGCGTTGCGCGCCCGGCCAATGGTCGTGGCTGGGCACCGCCCAGGCCGACTTCGGCGCCTTTGTCGGTACGCAGGATGGCGCGGGCGCGAGCCAGGCCTGTGCCGCATTGTCCGGGCGCATCGCGGCGTTGTTGCACGACAGGCCAGGGCTCGACCGTGTCGCGCTGTTTCAATGGCTGAAAGCCCATGCGGCGTTCAGTGGCCCTGAGCGAAAGGGGCTGGCGGATGAGTGA
- a CDS encoding ABC transporter ATP-binding protein, which produces MGGLFSRLIESSDPALMRQALAWLYGFVRPQRRAIGVLLALSFTATLLALVQPWLVKTLIDEGLLARDYQMLWHMAAIMIAAGLFGTLLSGLNRYLHTRLSGRILFALRDDLYRHLQQLSPTFYGQRRTGDILSRLDGDVAEIQRFAVDSLFSAVSALIGLVGAVALMLMLSWQLSLLLALLIPLEVLWLRWMRRKVEREVRSLRERSADVSSFLVETLPAMKFIQASGQQPREAERLEGLGQGYMSQLLKVQLTEFLTQAIPGTLTSWCRACAFLIGGWWVIQGTWQLGALIAFSTYLGMAVGPVQSLLGLYVAVQRMAVSLGRVMEFKREPLAVRETAAPRPIADGPGELRLERVRFVHDQRQGGVLQGVDVRLPGGLKIAISGASGVGKSTLIDLLQRFYDPQEGRILLDGIDLRELDLQALRRRIAVVSQDIVLFRGTLAHNLAYSTPQATRAQLLDVVRLTRLDSLLESLPLGLDGLLGERGQQLSGGQKQRIAIARALLQQPAILVLDEATSAVDEATEREVIAAIDQLFAGRTRILISHRASTLADADLHLELRDGLLLAKEPIDNAP; this is translated from the coding sequence ATGGGAGGATTGTTCTCGCGGCTGATCGAGTCGAGCGACCCTGCGCTGATGCGCCAGGCGCTGGCCTGGCTGTACGGCTTCGTACGGCCGCAACGGCGGGCCATCGGCGTGCTGCTGGCGTTGTCTTTCACGGCAACGTTGCTGGCGCTGGTGCAGCCCTGGCTGGTCAAGACCCTGATCGATGAAGGGCTGCTGGCCCGCGACTACCAGATGCTCTGGCACATGGCGGCGATCATGATCGCCGCCGGCCTGTTCGGCACGCTGCTGTCAGGTCTCAACCGCTACCTGCACACCCGGCTGTCCGGGCGCATCCTGTTCGCCCTGCGTGACGACCTGTACCGGCACCTGCAGCAACTGTCGCCGACCTTCTACGGCCAACGTCGCACCGGCGACATCCTGTCGCGGCTGGATGGCGATGTCGCCGAGATCCAGCGTTTCGCCGTGGACTCGCTGTTCTCGGCGGTGTCGGCGCTGATCGGGCTGGTGGGCGCGGTCGCCCTGATGCTGATGCTGTCCTGGCAGCTCTCGTTGCTGCTGGCCTTGTTGATCCCGCTGGAGGTGTTGTGGCTGCGCTGGATGCGGCGCAAGGTCGAACGGGAAGTGCGCAGCCTGCGCGAGCGCTCGGCGGATGTCTCGTCGTTCCTGGTCGAGACCCTGCCGGCGATGAAGTTCATCCAGGCGTCCGGCCAGCAACCGCGTGAGGCCGAGCGCCTGGAGGGCCTGGGGCAGGGCTACATGAGCCAGCTGCTCAAGGTGCAGCTCACCGAGTTCCTGACCCAGGCGATACCCGGCACGCTGACGTCCTGGTGCCGTGCCTGCGCCTTTCTGATCGGTGGTTGGTGGGTGATCCAGGGCACCTGGCAGCTGGGTGCCCTGATCGCGTTCTCCACCTACCTGGGCATGGCTGTGGGGCCGGTGCAGAGCCTGCTGGGGTTGTATGTCGCGGTGCAGCGCATGGCCGTCAGCCTGGGGCGGGTCATGGAGTTCAAGCGAGAGCCGCTGGCGGTGCGGGAAACCGCCGCGCCGCGACCTATCGCCGATGGCCCCGGCGAGCTGCGCCTGGAACGTGTGCGGTTCGTCCACGACCAGCGCCAGGGCGGCGTGCTCCAGGGCGTCGACGTGCGCCTGCCGGGTGGCCTCAAAATCGCCATCAGCGGCGCCTCGGGCGTCGGCAAGTCAACCCTGATCGACCTGCTGCAACGGTTCTACGACCCCCAGGAGGGGCGCATCCTGCTCGATGGCATAGACCTGCGCGAGCTTGACCTGCAAGCCCTGCGGCGGCGCATCGCCGTGGTCAGCCAGGACATCGTGCTGTTCCGTGGCACCCTGGCCCACAACCTGGCCTACAGCACCCCGCAGGCCACCCGCGCACAACTGCTGGACGTGGTGCGCCTGACCCGCCTGGACAGCTTGCTGGAAAGCCTGCCGCTGGGTTTGGATGGGCTGCTGGGCGAACGCGGCCAGCAACTGTCAGGTGGGCAGAAACAGCGCATCGCCATCGCCCGCGCGCTGCTGCAACAGCCGGCGATCCTGGTGCTCGACGAGGCCACTTCGGCGGTGGACGAGGCCACCGAACGCGAAGTGATCGCCGCCATCGACCAGCTGTTCGCCGGCCGCACGCGAATCCTCATCAGCCACCGCGCCTCGACCCTGGCCGATGCCGACCTGCACCTGGAACTGCGTGACGGCCTGCTGCTTGCCAAGGAGCCCATCGACAATGCCCCGTGA